Proteins encoded together in one Vigna angularis cultivar LongXiaoDou No.4 chromosome 5, ASM1680809v1, whole genome shotgun sequence window:
- the LOC108339174 gene encoding uncharacterized protein LOC108339174, translating to MAKENDYTMEFRSYRDDAWYTARVSFEGGMLRVWCFDFPGECYDAFEASQFGECEHLHDFQHRFRPLSKQLQDSECGSVVTGTRVCACQRFGDGDIRFYDAVVDGVKRRKHSLTAKEKSCVCTFILFWLNGPKEGNLTATTIEDICIIQSEGELDPVLVSFLEMAKGKIDLFSTRSVSASKGVSSMEMAAEGDRGSGTTYGIGYFERIEKANTKCFYFYFLCTHE from the exons ATGGCGAAAGAAAACGATTACACGATGGAATTCAGAAGCTACAGGGACGATGCGTGGTACACGGCGCGCGTTTCATTCGAGGGAGGGATGCTGAGAGTGTGGTGCTTCGACTTCCCTGGAGAGTGCTACGATGCGTTTGAAGCGTCCCAATTTGGGGAATGTGAGCACCTCCATGATTTTCAGCATCGCTTCAGACCTCTGTCTAAACAGCTTCAAGACAGCGAGTGTGGTTCAGTCGTGACAGGAACCAGGGTCTGCGCGTGTCAGCGCTTCGGCGACGGTGACATTCGCTTCTACGACGCCGTCGTGGATGGG GTGAAAAGAAGAAAGCATTCTTTGACAGCAAAAGAGAAATCATGCGTGTGCACCTTCATACTTTTCTGGTTGAATGGGCCAAAAGAGGGAAATCTAACAGCTACAACAATTGAGGATATCTGCATAATTCAATCTGAAGGAGAGCTAGATCCTGTATTGGTTTCGTTTCTGGAGATGGCAAAGGGGAAAATAGATTTGTTTTCCACTCGTTCTGTTTCAGCATCAAAGGGGGTTTCTAGCATGGAAATGGCCGCTGAAGGGGACAGAGGCTCAGGCACTACCTATGGAATTGGTTATTTTGAGCGAATAGAAAAGGCAAATactaaatgtttttatttttattttttatgtaccCATGAATAA